Proteins encoded within one genomic window of uncultured Draconibacterium sp.:
- a CDS encoding Xaa-Pro dipeptidyl-peptidase, producing the protein MKIRKKLYLSVVCLGLVQLLAIDSHAQKQEPAKPFFENGEAQIVKAFEDPDYWIREDLWVETEFDSDGDGLLDRMHVDVTRPRQTESEGLKLPVIYNSSPYFSGVAGNNPEFFWDVNQELGEKPKQHVHPPEIQRRGERPIISKAQVNIWVPRGFVVVHSSSPGTGLSDGSPTVGGDNESLAPKAVIDWLCGRAKGYKTHRGNEEVEAYWCTGKVGMTGTSYEGTLPLAAATTGVEGLEAIIPIAPNTSYYHYYRSNGLVRSPGGYLGEDIDVLFDFIHSGDLDKRAYAREHVRDDEMKNGQDRITGDYNDFWAGRDYLNDMGPMHAAMLMSHGFNDWNVVPEHSLRIYEAAKAKGIPCQIYYHQDAHGGPPPLSMMNRWFTRYLFGIENGVENDPKAWIVREDADHDHPTAYADYPNPDAKPVTFFLTSGAPERGGLVIEKPKSQTEETLVDNYSFSSEALAQAEITEHRLIYVSPELKEDVHISGKPKITIKAASSKPAVNLSVYLVSLPWNNSQWRRPKITDNLITRGWADLQNYKSLRESEPLKPGKFYEMTFELQPDDQVIRAGQQIGLMIISSDKDFTLHPKPGTELTVDLNGTSIEIPIVGGAEAYNKAIQ; encoded by the coding sequence ATGAAGATTAGAAAAAAGCTGTATTTAAGTGTTGTCTGTTTGGGTCTCGTTCAGTTGCTGGCGATTGATAGCCATGCGCAGAAACAGGAGCCGGCCAAACCATTTTTCGAAAATGGGGAAGCACAAATTGTAAAAGCGTTTGAAGATCCGGATTACTGGATTCGCGAAGACCTGTGGGTGGAAACTGAATTTGATTCGGATGGAGATGGTTTGTTAGACCGCATGCACGTTGACGTAACACGTCCGCGGCAAACCGAAAGTGAAGGATTAAAACTGCCTGTTATTTATAATTCGAGCCCGTATTTTTCCGGTGTTGCAGGGAACAATCCTGAGTTCTTTTGGGATGTTAATCAGGAGTTGGGTGAAAAACCAAAACAACATGTGCACCCGCCCGAGATTCAGCGAAGGGGAGAACGACCTATTATTTCAAAGGCACAGGTAAATATCTGGGTTCCGCGTGGTTTTGTTGTGGTACATTCATCGTCTCCGGGAACAGGATTGTCTGATGGTTCTCCAACAGTTGGTGGCGACAACGAATCGCTGGCTCCAAAAGCTGTAATCGACTGGCTGTGCGGACGAGCAAAAGGCTACAAAACCCACCGTGGAAATGAAGAGGTTGAAGCCTATTGGTGTACCGGGAAAGTGGGTATGACAGGAACTTCGTATGAAGGAACATTGCCTTTGGCTGCCGCAACAACCGGTGTTGAAGGACTGGAAGCTATTATTCCAATTGCACCAAATACTTCATATTATCATTACTACCGATCTAATGGTTTGGTTCGCTCTCCCGGTGGCTATCTTGGCGAAGATATTGATGTGCTTTTTGATTTTATTCACAGCGGTGATCTGGATAAAAGAGCTTATGCACGCGAACATGTTCGCGATGATGAAATGAAAAATGGTCAGGATCGTATTACCGGCGACTACAATGATTTTTGGGCCGGCCGCGATTACCTGAATGATATGGGGCCGATGCATGCAGCAATGCTGATGTCGCACGGGTTTAACGATTGGAATGTGGTGCCAGAGCACAGTTTGCGTATTTACGAAGCAGCTAAAGCAAAAGGTATTCCTTGCCAGATTTATTACCATCAGGACGCTCATGGTGGACCACCACCACTTAGCATGATGAACCGCTGGTTTACACGTTATTTGTTTGGTATTGAAAATGGTGTGGAAAACGATCCAAAAGCATGGATCGTGCGTGAAGACGCTGACCATGATCATCCTACAGCTTATGCCGATTATCCAAATCCGGATGCAAAACCAGTAACTTTCTTCCTGACTTCAGGCGCACCCGAGAGAGGTGGTCTTGTTATTGAAAAACCAAAGAGTCAGACAGAAGAAACATTGGTTGATAATTATTCATTTTCGAGCGAGGCACTGGCGCAAGCCGAAATTACTGAGCACCGCTTAATTTATGTAAGTCCGGAACTGAAAGAAGACGTGCATATTTCAGGAAAACCAAAAATTACCATTAAAGCGGCCAGTAGCAAGCCAGCTGTTAACCTTTCTGTTTATCTGGTTTCGTTACCTTGGAATAATTCACAGTGGCGCCGGCCAAAAATTACTGATAACCTGATTACACGTGGTTGGGCCGATTTGCAGAACTATAAATCACTACGCGAAAGTGAACCCTTAAAACCGGGTAAATTCTATGAAATGACTTTCGAGCTGCAACCCGATGATCAGGTGATTAGAGCTGGGCAACAAATTGGCTTGATGATCATTTCGAGCGACAAAGATTTTACACTTCATCCAAAACCCGGTACCGAATTAACTGTTGATTTGAACGGAACAAGCATTGAAATTCCGATTGTTGGCGGGGCAGAAGCTTACAATAAAGCTATTCAATAA
- a CDS encoding M1 family metallopeptidase, with translation MIQRLSIATVLVVLGLNVAAQKTNFTHQDSLRGSITPERVWWDLTYYHLDVKVDPSDSTISGSNLIQYKVLESNQLMQIDLQPPMKISRITQNGKVLDYTRDGNAWFVELEEQQNPNDVNELLVEYSGRPKISKRPPWDGGISWQKDENGYDFIVNTNQGDGGSLWWPCKDHPYDEPDSMLISVTFPEHLMDVSNGRLREVEQNTDGTKTAHWFVNNPINNYGVNINIGNYAHWHEVFKGEKGDLDCNYWVLKQNLEKAKEHFKQAPMMLEAFEHWFGPYPFYEDGYKLVEVPYPGMEHQSSVTYGNGFKNGYGGRDISYSGWGFKFDFIIIHESGHEWFANNITNWDEADMWIHESFTNYAENLFVEYYWGKKAGSEYIRGSRLGILNDRPVIGVYGVNYPGSGDMYPKGANMLHTLRQVVNDDEKWRGILRGLNKEFYHQTVKAEQIEGYLIEHTGLDLQGFFNQYLRDTRIPTFEYAMIDGELQFRWANCVDNFKLPLKVYINGELHWLNPSGSWQYFDSEEKVKKVEVDKDFYVAGFKVADL, from the coding sequence ATGATACAGAGATTATCTATAGCAACAGTGTTGGTTGTTTTGGGATTGAATGTAGCTGCACAAAAAACAAATTTTACACACCAGGATTCGCTACGCGGCAGTATAACTCCCGAACGGGTCTGGTGGGATCTTACTTATTACCATTTGGATGTAAAAGTAGATCCGTCTGACAGTACAATCTCCGGTAGTAATCTGATTCAATATAAGGTTTTAGAATCGAATCAGCTGATGCAGATCGATCTGCAGCCACCAATGAAGATTTCGCGAATTACTCAAAATGGCAAGGTGCTCGATTATACACGAGACGGCAATGCCTGGTTTGTGGAATTGGAAGAACAGCAGAATCCGAATGATGTTAACGAACTGTTGGTTGAATATTCGGGGAGACCAAAGATCAGTAAACGACCTCCGTGGGATGGCGGCATAAGCTGGCAGAAAGATGAAAACGGCTACGATTTTATTGTAAATACCAACCAGGGCGACGGTGGAAGTTTGTGGTGGCCCTGCAAGGATCATCCATATGACGAGCCCGACAGTATGCTGATCAGCGTAACTTTTCCCGAGCATTTAATGGATGTTTCGAATGGACGTTTACGAGAAGTGGAACAAAACACCGACGGAACAAAAACGGCACACTGGTTCGTCAATAACCCGATAAACAACTACGGTGTAAACATCAACATAGGAAATTATGCGCACTGGCACGAAGTTTTTAAAGGCGAAAAAGGCGATTTGGATTGCAATTACTGGGTGTTGAAACAAAACCTGGAAAAGGCAAAAGAGCATTTTAAGCAGGCACCAATGATGCTGGAAGCTTTTGAGCACTGGTTTGGTCCGTATCCGTTTTACGAAGATGGTTACAAACTGGTGGAAGTGCCATATCCGGGTATGGAGCATCAAAGTTCAGTGACTTACGGAAATGGATTTAAAAATGGATATGGTGGTCGTGATATAAGTTACTCGGGCTGGGGATTTAAGTTCGATTTTATCATCATTCACGAGTCGGGACACGAGTGGTTTGCCAATAACATCACAAATTGGGATGAAGCCGATATGTGGATTCATGAAAGTTTTACGAATTACGCTGAAAATCTGTTCGTGGAGTATTACTGGGGCAAAAAGGCTGGTTCGGAATATATCAGGGGTAGCCGACTTGGTATTCTCAACGATCGTCCTGTTATTGGGGTTTACGGCGTAAATTATCCGGGATCGGGAGATATGTATCCAAAAGGTGCCAATATGTTGCATACTTTGCGACAGGTAGTCAACGATGATGAAAAATGGCGTGGAATTTTGCGTGGATTAAATAAAGAGTTCTATCATCAGACTGTAAAAGCTGAGCAAATTGAAGGCTATTTAATTGAGCATACCGGACTTGATTTACAAGGCTTTTTTAACCAGTACCTGCGCGATACACGAATTCCAACTTTTGAGTATGCAATGATTGATGGCGAGCTGCAATTCCGGTGGGCCAATTGTGTCGACAATTTTAAATTGCCACTGAAAGTATACATTAATGGAGAACTTCACTGGCTGAATCCTTCCGGTAGCTGGCAATATTTCGACTCCGAAGAGAAAGTAAAAAAAGTAGAAGTGGATAAAGACTTTTATGTAGCTGGTTTTAAGGTTGCAGACCTATAA
- a CDS encoding DUF4395 domain-containing protein, with amino-acid sequence MRQLVCPISTDKVDEKTTRINALIGILLVITGFVMNSSIFLIVLMADFFMRAFTQLKHSPISYISHRLSNALNLKEKPIAKAPKIFAARLGFVMTLVIVGLFMAQLTTAAMVVAGLLIFLATLEFALGVCMGCIIYTYVVLPFYK; translated from the coding sequence ATGAGACAATTAGTATGCCCTATTTCGACCGATAAAGTCGATGAAAAAACCACCCGGATAAACGCACTAATTGGAATTTTACTGGTTATAACCGGTTTTGTGATGAATTCGTCAATCTTTTTGATTGTACTGATGGCCGACTTTTTTATGCGCGCTTTTACGCAATTAAAGCACAGCCCGATTAGTTACATTAGTCATCGTTTGTCGAATGCTCTTAATTTAAAGGAAAAACCAATAGCAAAAGCACCCAAGATTTTTGCAGCCCGACTGGGATTTGTAATGACACTGGTAATTGTTGGTCTTTTTATGGCCCAGCTAACCACTGCCGCAATGGTTGTGGCGGGATTACTGATATTTTTAGCAACGCTGGAATTTGCATTGGGCGTTTGCATGGGCTGCATTATTTATACCTACGTAGTACTACCATTTTATAAATAA